The Coregonus clupeaformis isolate EN_2021a chromosome 18, ASM2061545v1, whole genome shotgun sequence genome has a segment encoding these proteins:
- the LOC121573553 gene encoding mesoderm induction early response protein 3, translated as MAEASFGSSSPVGSLSSEDHDFDPSAEMLVHEYDDERTLEEEESFEGEKNCNSEIADLEKEGNMPLEELLAIYRYEASVSTAAGSSMDSSSGELTDELPDMTLDKEEIAKDLLSGDYEEETQSSADDLTPSVTSHEATDFFPRTLRSNTIYDGDKESECEEDGPSPEDSRKEIMVGSQHQAEVPTHLCHYGDDEKVYEDDDQLLWSPDVLSESKVRDFLCEALSWATDERTRSDTAGAHVRDNEQALYELVKCNYNTHKALEWYCSNVKSSKEESPPWSEDECRNFEHALQIYDKNFHLIQKHKVKTRTVAECVAFYYMWKKSERFDFFVQQNRFGKKKYSSYPGVTDLMDRLVDEAEGLAVDSSSSVCSGGGGGLRMEPTTEQQLSLLNSITASDLTALSNSVATVCSPAEVSCLDSYSFPPLESLHRGSLAHEEPLGFPSNGGDPNCLNMLDAGFYHSDLGQLGGVCGAKECERPSKRLKLALPDSFINDVSVGNLGVDFEGRRKMTHHRITGTKMAVSVTDFGSLAGSPTGLWEHTHSTARRSSQSDLPPPRPQSSTFKTTIPCVHKTHSLEN; from the exons ATGGCGGAG GCTTCCTTCGGGAGTTCGAGCCCAG TTGGCTCTTTGTCGTCGGAAGATCATGACTTCGATCCGTCAGCCGAGATGCTAGTTCATGAATATGACGACGAGAGGACTTTGGAGGAGGAAGAGTCATTTGAGGGCGAGAAAAACTGCAACTCAGAGATAGCCGATCTAGAGAAG GAGGGGAACATGCCTTTGGAGGAACTGCTGGCCATCTACCGCTACGAGGCGTCTGTCAGTACGGCTGCAGGCTCCAGCATGGACAGCTCTTCTGGGGAGCTGACGGATGAACTGCCAGACATGACTTTGGACAAG GAGGAGATTGCTAAAGACCTGCTATCAGGAGACTATGAGGAGGAGACCCAGTCCTCCGCTGATGACCTCACCCCTTCAGTCACTTCCCACGAGGCCACCGACTTCTTCCCCAGAACACTCAGAT CAAACACTATCTACGACGGTGATAAGGAGTCAGAGTGTGAGGAGGATGGGCCAAGCCCAGAGGACTCCAGAAAG GAAATAATGGTGGGGTCGCAGCACCAAGCAGAGGTCCCCACCCACCTCTGTCACTATGGTGATGATGAGAAGG TATACGAAGATGATGACCAGTTGCTATGGAGCCCGGACGTGTTGTCGGAGAGCAAGGTCAGGGACTTCCTGTGTGAGGCGTTGTCATGGGCAACCGACGAGAGGACAAGAAGTGACACGGCAGGAGCTCATGTGAGAGACAATGAGCAG GCTCTGTATGAGCTTGTGAAATGCAACTACAATACCCACAAAGCACTAGAGTGGTATTGCAGTAACGTGAAATCCTCAAAGG AGGAATCCCCGCCGTGGTCTGAAGATGAATgccgaaactttgaacatgcaCTACAGATATACGATAAGAACTTTCACCTCATACAGAAACACAAG GTGAAGACACGGACGGTAGCTGAATGTGTGGCCTTTTACTACATGTGGAAGAAGTCGGAGCGCTTTGATTTCTTTGTCCAGCAGAACCGCTTTGGCAAGAAGAAATATAGCAGCTATCCTGGCGTAAC GGACCTGATGGACCGGCTGGTGGACGAGGCAGAAGGCCTGGCAGTAGACAGCTCCTCCTCTGTGTGctcaggtggaggaggagggttgaggaTGGAGCCCACCACAGAGCAGCAGCTCAGCCTGCTCAACTCCATCACTGCCAGCGACCTTACAG CCCTGAGTAACAGCGTGGCCACAGTGTGCAGCCCAGCGGAGGTGAGCTGCCTGGACTCGTACAGTTTCCCCCCTCTGGAGAGCCTCCACCGGGGGTCCCTGGCCCACGAAGAGCCCCTGGGCTTCCCATCCAACGGAGGAGACCCCAACTGTCTCAACATGCTGGATGCTGGCTTCTACCACTCGGACCTGGGCCAGCTGGGTGGGGTGTGCGGGGCCAAGGAATGCGAGCGGCCCTCTAAGAGGCTCAAGTTGGCACTGCCCGACTCCTTCATCAACGACGTTTCTGTGGGTAACCTCGGAGTGGACTTTGAGGGGCGGCGGAAAATGACACACCACCGCATCACCGGCACCAAGATGGCGGTGTCCGTCACAGACTTTGGGAGTTTGGCGGGGAGCCCAACGGGCTTATGGGAGCACACGCACAGCACAGCACGGCGCTCCAGTCAGAGTGACCTCCCTCCGCCCCGCCCCCAGAGTTCCACCTTTAAAACCACCATCCCATGTGTACATAAGACTCACTCACTGGAGAATTAG